The following coding sequences lie in one Hippoglossus hippoglossus isolate fHipHip1 chromosome 14, fHipHip1.pri, whole genome shotgun sequence genomic window:
- the taf1 gene encoding transcription initiation factor TFIID subunit 1 isoform X1, whose protein sequence is MSDSDSDEDQDRPFSITGFLFGNINEDGQLEDDSVLDNESKKHLAGLGTLGLGSLITEITANEEDDDQEENRDPDSVDEEGWVKSTEDAVDYSDITEVAEDETTKYRQAMGSLQPCRQTDDDDDYDADCEDIDSKLMPPPPPPSLAIAAKKDEPSSQTANVGEEGDGIILPSIIAPSSTADKVDFSSSSDSESETDRPCQGSGDGGSPDRLCLPLAGIMQKDAAKALPGVTELFPEFRPGKVLRFLRLFGPGKSMPSVWRSARRKKKRKHRDHQPGTPPPEGEPTEQSQEKKSGWIYEYATAPPPEQCLSDDEITMMAPVESKFSQTCGDGDKETESRPKVAEWRYGPAQLWYDMLGVPEDGSYFTYGFKLKEKQSSEPQKQDTPKEISKPSQEFQRQEDDNDDNDDQEKNSADPENELFLMVTQLQWEDDIIWNGEDIKHKGTKTQRASLAGWLPSSMTRNANAYNAQQGLTRSNSQLVPPTPPPMPKVSSISGSKREKNIHDIHALHEDDCPWFSIFPIDNEELVYGRWEDNIIWDDQEMDYLLYPPVLTLDPNDENIILEIPDEKEKTMSHSPSKENKKETAIKKSRILLGKTGVIKDEPQQNMSQPEVKDPWNLSNDEFYYPKQQGLRGTFGGNIIQHSIPALELRQPFFPTHMGPMKLRQFHRPALKKYSFGAVAQPGPHAVSALLKQIKKKAKMREQERQASGGGDMFFMRTPQDLTGKDGDLILAEYSEEYSPLIMQVGMATKIKNYYKRKPGKDPGAPDCKYGETVYCHTSPFLGSLHPGQLLQAFENNLFRAPIYLHKMPETDFLVLRTRHGYYIREIVDIIVVGQECPLFEVPGPNSKRANTHIRDFLQVFIYRLFWKSKDRPRRIRMEDIKKAFPSHSESSIRKRLKLCADFKRTGMDSNWWVLKPDFRLPTEEEIRAMVSPEQCCAYYSMLVAEQRLKDAGYGEKSFFAPEEENEEDFQMKIDDEVRTAPWNTTRAFISAMKGKCLLEVTGVADPTGCGEGFSYVKVPNKPTQQKDDKEPQPAKKTVTGTDADLRRLSLKNAKQLLRKFGVPEEEIKKLSRWEVIDVVRTMSTEQARSGEGPMSKFARGSRFSVAEHQERYKEECQRIFDLQNKVLESTEVLSTDTDSSSAEDSDFEEMGKNIENMLQNKKTSSQLSREREEQERKELQRMLMGEESERDHKGRKERRKGLSSSLSTSSHKDDDTSSVTSLNSSATGRRLKIYRTFRDEDGKEYVRCETVRKASVIDAYTRIRTTKDDEFIRKFALFDEQHREEMRKERRRIQEQLRRLKRNQEKDKIKGPPEKKAKKVKERPDLKVKLKCGACGAIGHMRTNKFCPLYYQTNAPPSNPVAMTEEQEEELEKTVIHNDNEELIKVEGTKIVLGKQLIESADEVRRKSLVLKFPKQQLPPKKKRRVGSAVHCDYLNKPHKAIHRRRTDPMVTLSSVLESVINDMRDHPNTYPFHTPVNAKVVKDYYKIITRPMDLQTLRENVRKRMYPSRDEFREAVEVIVKNSATYNGAKHPITQVAQSMLDLCDIKLKEKEDRLVRLEKAINPLLDDDDQVAFSFILDNIVTQKMMVVLDSWPFHHPVNKKFVPDYYKVIVTPMDLESIRKYISKHKYQNRDSFLSDVSLIHLNSIKYNGAESPYTKTALEIVNVCKQTLAEYDEHLTQLEKDISTAKEAALDAADLECLDPMTPGPYTPQPADLFDSGASGSLPREPSSLFSEGPLVVASEKRGGQGRHMRRPGEEESDVDIEGFEEEDDGKPKTPAPAEDAEGDLEDEDDDEDMLLPPRRRLHDHEDEEEYEDDEGEDGRSNRPAQASVLYQDLLMSDGEDDASEEEGDNPFSSIQLSESGSDSDREVDVRPPPPQRAQDTARMGMEQEESMMSYDGEGADGPHMEDSNVSYGSYEETESQIQMPPSGLGNGEEYGISEEEEEDEEDEARRRGPAVLSQVQLSEDEESEEFRSIGGDSDMDSDNSFLENPK, encoded by the exons ATGTCGGACTCTGACAGTGACGAGGACCAAGATCGTCCTTTCTCCATCACCGGCTTCCTCTTTGGAAACATCAACGAAGATGGACAGCTGGAGGACGACAGTGTTTTAGACAAT GAATCCAAAAAGCATCTAGCTGGTTTGGGTACTCTGGGTCTGGGCTCACTCATCACAGAGATTACTGCtaatgaagaggatgatgatcaagaggaaaacagagaccCTGATAGTGTGGATGAAGAAG GTTGGGTGAAAAGCACTGAAGATGCAGTTGATTATTCTGACATCACTGAGGTTGCTGAGGATGAGACGACGAAGTACCGTCAGGCCATGGGGTCTTTGCAGCCCTGCAGGCAAACAG atGATGACGATGACTATGATGCAGACTGTGAGGATATTGATTCTAAGCTCATGCCTCCTCCGCCACCACCAAGTCTTGCAATAGCCGCTAAGAAAGATGAACCATCCTCTCAGACCGCAAATG TCGGGGAAGAGGGCGATGGCATCATCCTGCCCTCCATTATTGCGCCGTCCTCCACGGCTGATAAGGTCGActtcagcagctcctcagaCTCTGAGTCCGAAACCGATCGTCCCTGCCAGGGGTCCGGGGATGGAGGGTCCCCAGACaggctctgtctccctcttgcTGGCATCATGCAGAAGGATGCAGCCAAAGCACTGCCAGGTGTCACAGAGCTCTTCCCAGAGTTTAGGCCTGGAAAG GTGCTTAGGTTCTTGCGACTGTTTGGTCCTGGGAAAAGCATGCCGTCCGTTTGGAGGAGTGCCCGCAGGAAGAAGAAGCGGAAGCACCGGGACCATCAGCCTGGGACGCCTCCTCCAGAAGGAGAACCCACAGAGCAAAGCCAGGAGAAGAAGTCTGGGTGGATATATGAGTATGCCACTGCTCCACCACCAGAGCAGTGTCTCTCTGATGATGAG ATAACCATGATGGCTCCAGTGGAATCTAAGTTCTCACAGACTTGTGGTGATGGGGACAAAGAGACCGAGTCTCGGCCGAAAGTAGCAGAATGGAGATATGGTCCAGCCCAGCTCTGGTACGACATGCTCGGCGTCCCAGAGGACGGAAGCTATTTCACCTATGGGTTCAAGCTAAAAGAAAAGCAGTCCAGTGAGCCTCAGAAGCAGGACACACCTAAAGAAATTTCCAAGCCTTCTCAAGAG TTTCAAAGGCAAGAAGACGATAATGATGATAACGATGATCAAGAGAAAAACAGTGCAGACCCCGAGAACGAGCTCTTCCTGATGGTCACTCAGCTGCAATGGGAAGACGATATCATCTGGAACGGGGAAGACATAAAACACAAGGGTACCAAGACTCAGCGAGCCAGCCTGGCGGGATGGCTACCCTCTAGTATGACCCGCAATGCCAATGCTTACAATGCTCAGCAGG GTCTGACTAGAAGTAATTCGCAGTTGGTGCCACCTACGCCTCCACCCATGCCCAAAGTTTCTTCAATCTCTGGCTCCAAGcgggaaaaaaatattcatgatATTCATG cCTTACACGAAGATGATTGTCCCTGGTTCTCCATTTTTCCGATTGACAATGAAGAGTTAGTGTACGGACGCTGGGAGGACAACATTATCTGGGATGACCAGGAGATGGATTACCTGCTCTACCCACCAGTTctcacactggatccaaatgATGAGAATATTATTCTTG AGATTCcagatgaaaaggagaaaacgATGTCTCACTCCCCctcaaaagaaaataagaagGAGACAGCAATCAAAAAGAGCCGCATCCTGCTGGGGAAGACTGGGGTGATAAAAGATGAGCCACAGCAG AACATGTCCCAGCCTGAAGTGAAGGACCCGTGGAACCTCTCCAATGACGAGTTCTACTATCCCAAACAGCAGGGCCTGAGGGGGACCTTTGGTGGAAACATCATTCAG CACTCCATCCCGGCGCTTGAGCTCAGGCAACCCTTCTTCCCCACTCACATGGGGCCCATGAAGCTGCGGCAGTTCCATCGACCGGCTCTGAAGAAGTACTCATTTGGAGCAGTGGCTCAGCCGGGTCCTCATGCTGTCTCGGCACTGCTCAAACAAATCAAGAAGAAAGCCAAG ATGAGAGAGCAGGAACGTCAGGCATCGGGAGGAGGGGACATGTTCTTCATGAGAACGCCACAAGACTTGACTGGCAAAGACGGAGATCTGATCCTGGCAGAGTACAGTGAAGAATACTCCCCTCTCATCATGCAAGTAGGCATGGCAACCAAGATCAAAAACTACTACAAAAGG AAACCTGGAAAGGATCCTGGAGCTCCTGACTGTAAATATGGAGAGACTGTGTACTGCCACACATCTCCTTTCCTTGGTTCTCTGCATCCTGGACAGCTGCTCCAG GCGTTTGAAAACAACCTTTTCCGTGCACCAATCTACCTGCACAAGATGCCAGAGACGGATTTCTTGGTTCTACGGACGCGCCACGGCTACTACATCAGAGAGATTGTGGACATTATTGTGGTTGGTCAGGAGTGTCCCTTGTTTGAGGTTCCTGGGCCTAACTCGAAACGAGCTAATACCCACATCAGAGATTTCCTTCAG GTGTTCATTTATCGCTTGTTCTGGAAGAGCAAGGATCGGCCCCGCAGAATCCGCATGGAGGATATAAAGAAAGCTTTTCCCTCACACTCGGAGAGTAGCATCAGGAAACGACTCAAACTCTGTGCCGACTTCAAACGTACAG GGATGGACTCGAACTGGTGGGTGCTGAAGCCTGACTTCAGATTACCCACAGAAGAAGAGATCCGAGCCATGGTCTCTCCAGAGCAGTGTTGTGCTTACTACAGCATGCTGGTGGCAGAGCAGAGACTCAAG GATGCTGGGTATGGTGAGAAGTCCTTCTTTGCTCCAGAGGAAGAGAACGAAGAGGATTTTCAGATGAAGATTGATGATGAG GTGCGGACAGCTCCGTGGAACACAACAAGAGCGTTCATTTCTGCCATGAAGGGGAAATGTCTGCTGGAGGTTACAGGTGTGGCCGATCCCACCGGCTGCGGAGAGGGTTTCTCCTACGTCAAAGTTCCCAACAAGCCCACACAACAAAAG GATGACAAAGAGCCACAGCCCGCCAAGAAGACGGTGACGGGGACAGACGCCGACCTCAGGAGACTCTCGCTGAAAAACGCCAAGCAGCTGCTGCGCAAGTTTGGTGTTCCAGAGGAAGAA ATCAAGAAGCTCTCTCGCTGGGAGGTTATTGACGTGGTGAGGACCATGTCCACAGAGCAGGCACGTTCAGGTGAGGGACCCATGAGCAAATTTGCCCGAGGGTCCCGTTTCTCTGTCGCTGAACACCAGGAGCGCTACAAGGAGGAGTGCCAGAGGATCTTTGACCTGCAGAACAA GGTATTAGAATCGACAGAGGTGctctccacagacacagacagcagcTCAGCAGAAGACAGTGACTTTGAGGAAATGGGGAAGAACATCGAGAACATGCTGCAGAACAAGAAGACCAGCTCCCAGCTTTCCCgcgagagggaggagcaggagaggaaggaacTGCAGAGGATGCTTATGGGCGAGGAGAGTGAACGTGACCACAAGGGACGCAAGGAGCGGCGGAAAGGCTTGT CCAGTTCCTTGTCCACCAGCTCACACAAGGATGACGACACGTCCTCCGTCACAAGCCTGAACTCCTCGGCCACAGGAAGGCGGCTCAAGATCTATCGCACCTTCAGGGATGAAGATGGCAAGGAATACGTCCGCTGTGAGACAGTACGGAAGGCTTCAGTCATCGACGCCTACACCAGGATCAGAACCACCAAGGATGATGAGTTCAT ACGGAAGTTCGCCCTCTTCGACGAGCAGCACCGAGAAGAGATGAGGAAGGAGCGCAGACGGATTCAGGAGCAGTTGAGGAGACTGAAGAGGAACCAAGAGAAGGACAAAATCAAGGGTCCTCCAGAGAAGAAGGCTAAGAAGGTCAAGGAGAGACCAGACCTCAAGGTAAAA CTAAAGTGCGGCGCGTGTGGAGCCATAGGCCACATGAGGACCAACAAGTTCTGCCCACTGTACTATCAGACCAACGCACCACCTTCTAACCCAGTTGCCATGacagaggagcaagaggaggagctggaaaagaCCGTTATCCACAACGACAACGAGGAACTGATCAAGGTGGAGGGCACCAAGATCGTCCTGGGCAAACAGCTCATTGAGAG TGCTGATGAGGTGCGCAGGAAGTCCTTAGTGCTCAAGTTCCCCAAACAACAGCTCCcaccaaagaagaagagacgCGTCGGCAGCGCTGTGCACTGTGACTATCTTAAC AAACCACACAAGGCCATCCACCGCAGACGCACTGACCCCATGGTGACCTTGTCCTCGGTGCTCGAGAGCGTCATCAATGACATGCGGGATCACCCCAAC ACATACCCGTTCCACACCCCAGTAAATGCTAAGGTGGTGAAGGACTACTACAAGATCATCACTCGGCCCATGGACCTGCAGACGCTGAGGGAGAATGTACGCAAACGAATGTACCCATCAAGGGACGAGTTCCGTGAAGCAGTGGAGGTCATAGTCAAAAACAGTGCCACCTACAATG GGGCAAAGCATCCGATAACGCAGGTGGCCCAGTCCATGCTGGACCTGTGCGATATCAAACTGAAAGAG AAGGAGGACAGACTCGTGAGGCTGGAGAAAGCCATCAACCCCCTGCTGGATGACGACGATCAGGTGGCCTTCTCGTTCATCCTGGACAACATCGTGACCCAGAAAATGATGGTGGTTCTCGAT TCATGGCCGTTCCATCATCCTGTAAACAAAAAGTTTGTACCTGATTATTATAAGGTGATTGTAACCCCTATGGATCTGGAGAGCATTCGCAAG TACATCTCCAAACACAAATACCAGAACCGAGACTCCTTCCTCTCAGATGTCAGTCTCATCCACCTCAACAGTATCAAGTACAACG GTGCAGAGAGTCCGTACACAAAGACGGCCCTGGAGATCGTCAACGTGTGCAAGCagaccttggcagag tATGATGAGCACTTGACCCAGTTGGAGAAGGACATCTCGACGGCTAAAGAGGCAGCTCTGGATGCTGCAGACTTGGAGTGTCTGGACCCAATGACTCCTGGACCTTACACACCGCAG CCTGCTGATCTGTTTGACAGCGGGGCTTCAGGAAGTCTGCCCAGAGAGCCCAGCAGCCTGTTCTCTGAGGGACCTCTAGTGGTTGCttcagagaagagaggggggcaG GGACGCCACATGAGACGACCTGGAGAGGAGGAGTCAGATGTGGACATTGAAGGCtttgaggaggaagatgatggaAAACCCAAGACTCCTGCTCCG GCAGAGGACGCTGAAGGAGATCTGGAggacgaagacgacgacgagGATATGTTGCTGCCCCCTCGCAGACGGCTGCACGACCACGAGGATGAAGAGGAGTATGAAGACGATGAGGGAGAGGACGGGCGATCTAACCGCCCTGCCCAAGCCAGCGTCCTGTACCAGGACCTGCTCATGTCTGACGGAGAGGATGACGCCAgcgaagaggagggagacaacCCTTTCTCCT CCATTCAACTGTCCGAGAGTGGTAGTGACTCCGACAGAGAGGTGGATGTGCgacctccacctccacagaGAGCTCAAGATACTGCACGCATGGgaatggagcaggaggagagcaTGATGTCGTACGACGGGGAAGGGGCTGATGGGCCTCACATGGAAGACAGCAACGTCAG TTACGGCAGCTATGAGGAGACGGAGAGCCAGATTCAGATGCCGCCCTCGGGCCTGGGAAATGGAGAAGAATATGGCatcagcgaggaggaggaggaagatgaagaagatgaggcACGCAGGAGAGGCCCAGCCGTGCTCTCCCAGGTCCAACTCAGTGAAGACGAGGAGAGTGAAGAGTTCCGATCGATCGGGGGAGACAGCGACATGGACTCTGACAACAGTTTTCTTGAAAATCCGAAATAG